A single region of the Gemella sp. zg-570 genome encodes:
- a CDS encoding N-acetylneuraminate lyase has product MKDLKGVYSALLVPFDKEGNLLEDGLREVINYNINVNKVDGLYVNGSSGENFLLNTATKKRIFEITKEEAGNKVKLIAQVGSLDLNEAVELAKFTTELGYDSLSAVTPFYYQLSFEEIKHYYQTILNATDNTMILYYIPFLTGVKISLDQFAELLDNEKVIGVKYTAADFYQLERFRKRFPDKLVWSGFDEMLVQAAVSGVDGAIGSTFNVQGALSKKIFHLAKEGKLEEAYQLQHKANDLIEKVLELGLYQTLKEILKIKGVNAGHCKKPMKEFDTEKLPELKKLVEDYNL; this is encoded by the coding sequence ATGAAAGACTTAAAAGGTGTTTATTCTGCATTATTAGTCCCATTTGATAAGGAGGGAAATCTATTAGAAGATGGGCTAAGAGAAGTAATAAATTACAATATCAACGTAAATAAAGTTGATGGTTTATATGTAAACGGAAGTAGTGGGGAAAATTTTTTACTAAATACCGCTACTAAAAAACGTATTTTTGAAATCACAAAAGAAGAGGCTGGAAATAAAGTTAAACTAATAGCTCAAGTTGGCTCTCTTGATTTGAATGAAGCTGTTGAACTAGCTAAATTCACAACTGAATTGGGTTACGACTCACTATCAGCTGTAACTCCATTCTACTACCAACTTTCATTCGAAGAAATAAAACACTACTACCAAACAATACTTAATGCAACAGACAACACAATGATTCTGTACTACATTCCATTCTTAACTGGTGTTAAAATTAGTTTAGACCAATTTGCAGAATTATTGGATAATGAAAAAGTTATCGGTGTTAAATACACTGCCGCTGACTTCTACCAATTAGAACGTTTCAGAAAGAGATTCCCTGATAAGTTAGTTTGGTCAGGATTTGATGAAATGCTTGTTCAAGCTGCAGTAAGTGGTGTAGATGGTGCTATCGGTTCTACATTTAACGTACAAGGAGCCTTAAGTAAAAAAATATTCCACCTTGCTAAAGAAGGTAAGCTTGAAGAAGCTTACCAATTACAACACAAAGCAAATGACCTTATCGAAAAAGTTCTTGAACTAGGACTTTATCAAACTCTAAAAGAAATTCTAAAAATCAAGGGTGTAAATGCAGGACACTGCAAAAAACCTATGAAAGAATTTGACACAGAAAAATTACCAGAACTAAAAAAACTGGTAGAAGACTATAACCTATAA
- a CDS encoding ABC transporter ATP-binding protein → MTSLASLKQLLNLTKELKKPLIKATIFGSLAHISLLVFTFLLALIFLNRGWSVYLLAVLAFLLAFIKGFSAYAEQLLNHYVAFKILHILRIKVLEKFKKISLDKFLKNNSGDYMTVITNDIEILEVFYAHTISPFFIFLVQTFVLTTFLAFFSLKLALLPLIIYLIMGLALPLIFKNSAQSYGDNYRKQLADINKNSKEEAYSIFESIQYQKIDAVKEKLNKETDALTSSSYRKNLFQINLNFINMLIYNLAVISFIFAAKKHLSDTNTIIALVAMFIVSFTPIFYMGNLASTLSPTMAAGKRFLELINLAEEEENSGNIVDFKELKVDKLNFSYGKKKIIDNLSFSAKKGQIVGLVGDSGRGKSTLAKLIMKFLPLEDGQIKIDGVDISKIDNTYFRKNSSIIMQDTYMFNTTLAKNIALFDKKIDNENLYASLEATNLKNFVQALPKKEEEIIGEGSSNISSGQKQRLSTTRSLYSKSKLLILDEATANIDVFSEIELLKTLEKIKKDKIILIISHNKSTLSICDKIVEI, encoded by the coding sequence ATGACATCACTAGCTAGTTTAAAACAATTACTAAATTTAACAAAAGAACTTAAAAAACCCCTAATAAAAGCAACTATTTTCGGTTCTCTTGCCCACATCAGTCTTCTTGTCTTTACATTTCTATTAGCCCTAATCTTTTTAAACAGGGGCTGGTCTGTTTACCTGCTGGCTGTCTTAGCCTTTTTGCTAGCCTTTATCAAAGGGTTTTCAGCCTATGCAGAACAACTTTTAAATCACTACGTAGCCTTTAAGATACTCCACATTTTACGTATCAAGGTTTTAGAAAAATTCAAAAAAATATCCCTAGACAAGTTTCTAAAAAATAATTCTGGCGACTACATGACAGTCATTACTAACGATATAGAAATATTAGAAGTTTTTTATGCCCATACCATAAGCCCATTTTTTATATTTTTAGTCCAAACCTTTGTGCTAACCACATTCTTAGCTTTCTTTAGTCTGAAATTAGCCTTGCTTCCCCTAATCATATATCTAATAATGGGTCTTGCCCTGCCCCTGATTTTTAAAAATTCGGCTCAGAGCTACGGCGATAATTACCGCAAGCAGCTGGCAGATATAAATAAGAACTCTAAGGAAGAAGCCTATTCTATATTTGAAAGTATCCAATACCAAAAAATAGATGCCGTTAAAGAGAAACTAAATAAAGAAACTGACGCCCTAACTAGTAGCTCTTATAGAAAAAATCTTTTTCAAATAAATCTTAACTTTATAAATATGCTAATTTATAATTTGGCTGTCATATCCTTTATATTTGCCGCAAAAAAACATCTAAGTGATACAAATACAATAATAGCCCTTGTCGCTATGTTTATAGTCTCATTTACCCCTATATTTTATATGGGGAATCTAGCTTCTACCCTTAGTCCAACAATGGCAGCAGGAAAAAGATTTTTAGAACTGATAAACCTAGCTGAAGAAGAGGAAAACTCTGGTAATATAGTTGACTTCAAGGAATTAAAAGTTGATAAACTTAACTTTAGTTACGGCAAGAAAAAAATAATAGATAACCTAAGTTTTTCTGCTAAAAAGGGGCAAATTGTCGGTCTTGTTGGCGACAGTGGTAGGGGAAAATCTACCCTGGCAAAATTAATAATGAAGTTCCTCCCCCTTGAGGATGGTCAGATAAAAATAGACGGTGTCGATATTTCTAAGATAGACAATACCTATTTCAGAAAAAATTCCTCTATCATTATGCAGGATACTTATATGTTTAATACAACTTTGGCAAAAAATATTGCCCTCTTTGATAAAAAAATTGATAATGAAAATTTATATGCCAGTTTAGAGGCAACCAATCTTAAAAATTTTGTCCAAGCTCTGCCAAAAAAAGAAGAGGAAATAATTGGGGAAGGTAGTAGTAATATCTCTTCTGGACAAAAACAACGCCTATCAACTACCCGCTCCCTATACAGCAAGTCAAAATTACTAATTTTAGATGAGGCAACTGCCAATATAGATGTCTTTAGTGAAATTGAATTGCTAAAAACATTGGAAAAAATAAAAAAGGATAAAATTATCCTTATAATTTCCCACAACAAATCCACCCTATCTATTTGCGACAAGATAGTTGAAATATAA
- the nagA gene encoding N-acetylglucosamine-6-phosphate deacetylase — protein sequence MLIKSKKVWLSGQFLPLIIEIIDGKITSIFEYDENKSVDYDFGANRILPGFIDIHTHGAYGFDTNDADKEGLSKWAKNIGEEGVTAFCPTTITQTEEVLTKAVKNVADLMAEDYEGAEILGIHFEGPYLDVEKRGAQPLSCLAKPSVDQFKKFQVASKNNIRLITLACDLDPDYKLTKYLAAQGIKVSMGHSSANYKQTALAFANGANSQTHVYNGMTGFHHRDPGQVGYAYFSDDSYGELICDGIHSTPEAISIFFNAKGKERSILISDSMSAKGLGAGEYIFGGEKVIVHKDGSATREDGRLAGSTASIIKSLKVVVEEALVPITYAINACTKNPANLLGIGDRKGKIKVGYDADLTIISNDYEVITTFARGKVTYKNKFY from the coding sequence ATGCTAATAAAAAGTAAAAAAGTTTGGCTATCTGGTCAATTTTTACCACTAATCATAGAAATTATAGACGGAAAAATAACTTCTATCTTTGAATACGACGAAAATAAAAGTGTAGATTATGACTTTGGAGCAAATAGAATCTTGCCCGGTTTCATAGATATACACACACACGGAGCTTACGGTTTCGATACAAATGACGCCGACAAAGAAGGGCTTAGCAAGTGGGCAAAGAATATTGGTGAAGAGGGCGTTACAGCATTTTGTCCAACAACCATAACACAAACAGAAGAAGTTTTAACTAAGGCTGTGAAAAATGTAGCCGACCTCATGGCTGAAGATTATGAGGGAGCTGAAATATTGGGTATCCACTTTGAAGGTCCCTACCTAGATGTTGAAAAACGTGGAGCTCAACCCCTATCTTGTTTAGCCAAACCTAGTGTAGACCAATTTAAAAAATTTCAAGTAGCTAGTAAGAACAACATTCGCTTAATTACCCTAGCCTGCGACCTAGACCCTGACTACAAACTAACTAAGTATCTTGCCGCTCAAGGTATAAAAGTCAGCATGGGGCATTCATCTGCAAACTACAAACAAACTGCCCTAGCCTTTGCAAATGGAGCCAACTCACAAACTCACGTTTATAACGGTATGACAGGTTTCCACCACAGAGACCCGGGACAAGTAGGTTACGCCTATTTTTCAGATGACAGCTACGGAGAATTAATATGCGATGGTATCCACTCTACACCAGAAGCAATAAGTATCTTCTTCAATGCCAAAGGAAAAGAACGTAGCATCTTAATAAGCGACTCTATGAGTGCTAAAGGTTTGGGTGCTGGAGAATATATTTTTGGTGGCGAAAAAGTTATCGTGCATAAAGACGGTAGTGCCACTCGTGAGGACGGTAGACTAGCAGGCTCAACTGCAAGCATCATAAAAAGTTTAAAAGTCGTTGTAGAAGAAGCATTAGTTCCTATCACATACGCAATTAATGCCTGCACCAAAAATCCAGCCAACCTTCTAGGTATCGGAGATAGAAAGGGTAAAATAAAAGTAGGTTACGATGCAGACCTTACAATAATTTCAAATGATTATGAAGTAATAACTACCTTTGCAAGAGGGAAAGTTACATATAAAAATAAATTTTATTAA
- a CDS encoding ABC transporter ATP-binding protein/permease, producing the protein MKIDKRALALFYIKNEVYLIAFCKVLTFLSSLYLTYNFVDLLFKLINKNADSSYLTLFILRSLFALIVYYLAMFFDNKISHEIAKKVRNLLRTEIYNKIEKLSLNYTEAVSTSSLLVMNSSSIVSIELYFNKFIPQIFATALIVISSLVIYGFISIWLAVAMLILYPLIPLSIMIIIKKSKKANKKTFTDFLSLSEVFFDRLQGFTVAKIYGKEANVSREVDKLSLNYRQSTMQLLKHQLNSINVMDAITYLSIFIMSIIAILTLDNPIFIIFVIVASFECFKPLRAMGGLFHISMKASVELENIYKLLDYKEDEKDKNIRLAPGYDININNVDFAYDNKKKILKNINMTFRKSEKIALVGESGSGKSTLIKLLLGLKRVQKGFVKYADYNLADVDFKELAKIITLITSDSYLNADTIRNHLAVNENISEDEMFEVLEKVNLKDLVLENGGLDYKLAEGASNLSGGQRQRLLAAKAILKNSYIYILDESVSNIDDYSKKSVLAAFDSISKDKIILIISHDLEVTKDCDKIYVLKDGKILEEGAHIELINKNNLYANLSKEQTSLKNKFLAREVE; encoded by the coding sequence ATGAAAATTGACAAAAGAGCCCTTGCTCTATTCTATATAAAAAATGAAGTATATCTCATTGCCTTTTGTAAGGTTCTAACTTTCCTTTCTTCTTTATACCTTACCTACAATTTTGTAGACTTATTATTCAAACTAATAAATAAAAATGCAGATTCTTCTTATCTTACCCTATTTATACTAAGAAGCCTTTTTGCCCTTATCGTCTACTACTTGGCAATGTTTTTTGACAATAAAATTTCCCATGAAATTGCTAAAAAAGTTCGCAACTTGTTGCGTACAGAAATTTATAACAAGATAGAAAAGTTATCCCTAAACTATACAGAGGCCGTTTCGACAAGTAGCTTGCTGGTTATGAATTCTTCTTCCATAGTCAGTATCGAATTATATTTTAATAAGTTTATACCCCAGATCTTCGCAACAGCTCTTATAGTTATATCGTCTTTGGTCATATACGGTTTTATTAGTATTTGGCTTGCTGTAGCCATGCTAATTCTCTATCCCTTAATACCCCTATCAATTATGATTATTATTAAAAAATCAAAAAAAGCTAACAAAAAAACTTTTACAGATTTTCTTAGCTTGTCGGAAGTGTTTTTTGATAGGTTGCAGGGTTTTACGGTAGCAAAAATATATGGCAAAGAAGCTAATGTCAGCCGTGAAGTTGATAAACTTAGTTTAAATTATCGCCAGTCTACAATGCAACTCTTAAAACACCAGCTAAATTCTATCAATGTAATGGACGCTATTACCTATCTTTCTATTTTTATTATGTCTATTATTGCCATCTTGACTTTGGATAATCCTATTTTTATTATCTTTGTTATTGTTGCCAGTTTTGAATGCTTTAAGCCCTTGCGAGCTATGGGCGGACTATTCCATATTTCTATGAAGGCTAGTGTCGAACTAGAAAACATTTATAAACTCCTGGACTACAAAGAAGATGAAAAAGATAAAAATATCAGACTTGCTCCCGGTTATGATATAAATATTAATAATGTTGACTTTGCTTATGACAACAAGAAAAAAATTTTAAAAAATATAAATATGACTTTTAGAAAGTCAGAAAAAATTGCCCTTGTTGGTGAAAGTGGTTCTGGAAAATCTACACTTATAAAACTTTTACTGGGCTTAAAAAGGGTGCAAAAAGGTTTTGTAAAATACGCCGACTATAATTTGGCAGATGTAGACTTTAAAGAATTAGCAAAAATTATAACGCTTATTACAAGTGATAGCTATCTTAATGCAGACACTATCCGTAATCATCTAGCAGTTAATGAAAACATTAGCGAAGATGAAATGTTTGAAGTTTTAGAAAAAGTAAATCTAAAAGACCTAGTCTTAGAAAATGGAGGTTTAGACTATAAATTAGCAGAGGGTGCATCTAACCTTTCAGGAGGGCAAAGGCAAAGACTTTTGGCGGCCAAAGCCATACTAAAAAATTCCTATATCTATATTCTTGATGAGTCTGTATCCAACATTGATGATTATAGCAAAAAATCTGTCCTAGCTGCCTTTGATAGTATCAGCAAGGATAAAATCATACTTATTATTTCTCACGACTTAGAAGTTACTAAAGACTGCGACAAGATATATGTTCTAAAGGACGGAAAAATTTTAGAAGAGGGTGCCCATATAGAACTTATTAATAAGAATAATCTTTATGCCAACCTATCCAAAGAACAAACTAGTCTAAAAAATAAATTTCTTGCAAGGGAGGTAGAATAA
- a CDS encoding acetylxylan esterase, whose amino-acid sequence MELQYKREFTYNKTNILEGHPSADCYGLSFLAGDNSNIYADLFLPKGEVKAVVLEVADYKIAPKDYLNLSRYALHGYAVCSLHVRGQIGKSSNEQSWSIYAPFLENDYFLNLYQDTLDLVSILEKEFSSKKIYGFGVGQGAACLAVASAVSKKIDKLFIANIDNCDFETIVVEDKDTGYYEPLRNYLRYNIEKEDEMFKSLEKIDVLSYAKDIEAEVYYGQSGLNPVTPLACQNKFFDMLASKKEIKKYRKFEKEVLQEHFFDEYVLRNLAQD is encoded by the coding sequence ATGGAATTACAATACAAAAGAGAATTTACTTATAATAAAACAAATATTTTAGAGGGGCATCCTAGTGCTGACTGTTACGGACTTAGTTTTTTAGCAGGAGATAATTCTAATATCTATGCAGACTTATTCCTTCCTAAAGGGGAAGTAAAGGCGGTAGTTTTAGAAGTTGCTGACTACAAGATAGCACCTAAAGATTACCTAAACTTGAGTAGATACGCCTTACATGGTTACGCCGTATGCTCTTTACACGTTAGGGGTCAAATCGGGAAAAGTAGCAATGAGCAAAGCTGGTCTATCTATGCACCTTTTTTAGAAAATGATTATTTCTTAAATCTTTATCAAGATACTTTAGACTTAGTAAGTATTTTAGAAAAAGAATTTTCTTCAAAAAAAATATACGGCTTTGGAGTAGGTCAGGGTGCTGCATGTCTAGCTGTTGCAAGTGCAGTTAGTAAAAAAATAGATAAATTGTTTATCGCTAATATCGATAACTGTGATTTTGAAACTATTGTAGTTGAAGATAAGGATACAGGTTATTACGAACCGCTAAGAAATTATCTACGCTACAACATTGAAAAAGAAGATGAAATGTTTAAGTCTTTAGAAAAAATAGATGTTTTAAGCTATGCAAAAGATATAGAAGCGGAAGTTTATTACGGGCAGTCTGGTTTAAATCCAGTAACGCCACTAGCTTGTCAAAATAAATTTTTTGATATGCTGGCAAGTAAAAAAGAAATTAAAAAATATCGCAAGTTTGAAAAAGAAGTTTTACAAGAACACTTTTTTGATGAGTATGTGCTTAGAAATTTAGCCCAAGATTAA
- a CDS encoding cyclically-permuted mutarotase family protein encodes MVNIIKSFKVGELPAPQGYEKNIGVANMLCGIIDNKIILGGGENFPYKSVLDGGDRVIHKFLYLIRPIENSFHIIDKTEFERPVAYGSTVEYNNMLFYVGGNRILKINVINNKLHLQEYVNLPFNIERGIAHIQGGIIYYGLGCIDGEYTNRFFSFNIFTKENIELPSFPASGREHSVSAIFGDEIVVFGGANQTAYTEGYKYNIKKKIWTTIGDVEIDGEKISVIAAGYTKIDDDTLVVIGGFAKERWDEANYKLTHLRGEEKQEFRKFYFTQELDYYNWNKKLLFYNHKTETWSSPGDIDFNPNCGNALVLINNSLYSIMGEIKPGIRTPEIHRIVLDKLNYKEKELY; translated from the coding sequence ATGGTTAATATAATAAAAAGTTTTAAGGTGGGAGAACTCCCTGCCCCACAGGGTTATGAAAAAAATATTGGTGTTGCCAATATGCTGTGTGGCATTATAGACAATAAAATTATTTTGGGTGGCGGAGAAAACTTCCCTTACAAGTCAGTATTGGATGGCGGAGATAGGGTAATCCATAAATTCCTATACCTTATAAGACCCATAGAAAATTCATTTCATATTATTGACAAAACAGAATTTGAAAGACCAGTAGCCTACGGCTCTACCGTTGAATATAACAATATGCTTTTCTATGTTGGTGGTAATAGAATTTTAAAAATAAATGTTATCAACAACAAGCTTCACCTCCAAGAATATGTAAATCTACCTTTTAACATAGAAAGGGGTATTGCCCACATTCAAGGCGGTATCATCTACTACGGTTTGGGTTGCATAGACGGAGAATATACAAATAGATTTTTCTCCTTTAATATCTTTACAAAAGAAAATATTGAACTACCATCATTCCCAGCTTCTGGTAGAGAACATTCAGTATCAGCTATCTTCGGAGACGAAATAGTAGTATTCGGTGGTGCTAATCAAACAGCCTATACAGAAGGCTACAAGTACAACATCAAAAAGAAAATTTGGACAACTATAGGAGATGTTGAAATCGACGGAGAGAAAATTTCAGTTATCGCTGCTGGCTACACCAAAATTGATGACGACACCTTGGTAGTAATAGGTGGATTTGCAAAAGAAAGATGGGATGAAGCAAACTATAAACTTACCCACTTAAGAGGAGAAGAAAAACAAGAATTTAGAAAATTTTATTTCACCCAAGAACTTGACTACTATAACTGGAATAAAAAATTATTATTCTATAATCACAAAACAGAAACTTGGTCAAGTCCAGGTGATATAGATTTCAATCCAAATTGTGGTAATGCCCTTGTGCTAATAAACAATAGTTTATACTCTATTATGGGAGAAATAAAACCTGGTATCAGAACTCCAGAAATACACAGAATAGTCTTAGACAAATTAAATTACAAAGAAAAAGAACTATACTAA
- a CDS encoding low molecular weight protein-tyrosine-phosphatase: MVKVLFVCLGNICRSPMAEAVFRKMVEEEGLSKQIEIDSAATSSWEHGNPVHQGTKERLARENISVAGMYSRSLEDRDLANDYIVAMDESNIKNIQKFIGKRPSGQVKMLLEYAGLKRGIADPWHTKDFDKTYEDVFLGCKALLDKIKKEL; the protein is encoded by the coding sequence ATGGTAAAAGTTTTATTTGTCTGCCTTGGCAATATATGTCGTTCACCCATGGCAGAAGCGGTATTTAGAAAAATGGTTGAAGAGGAGGGACTTAGCAAGCAGATAGAAATAGATTCAGCAGCAACAAGTTCTTGGGAGCATGGCAATCCCGTTCATCAGGGAACAAAAGAAAGGCTGGCAAGAGAAAATATTTCTGTTGCTGGTATGTACTCTCGCAGCTTAGAGGATAGAGATTTGGCTAATGACTATATAGTGGCTATGGACGAAAGCAATATAAAAAATATTCAAAAATTTATCGGTAAAAGACCTAGTGGGCAAGTGAAAATGCTACTAGAATATGCAGGACTTAAAAGAGGAATAGCAGACCCTTGGCACACTAAGGACTTTGACAAAACTTATGAAGATGTCTTTTTAGGTTGCAAGGCTCTACTTGACAAGATAAAAAAAGAATTATAA
- a CDS encoding alpha/beta fold hydrolase: MFLEDYKGAYPRPDDFDTYWDKQLKFIESIPLKYNLERAEEYNFSDIEYFHLTFESFDGASIYSKLIKPKTSKKLPALFYFHGYPGCSRNWFKKSAFCSLGYASFAMDFRGQGGRSEDIGGIKGTTVAGHIVAGLDDSLDNMLYRKNILDVCLLIRIAKDLDFIDENNINCAGGSQGGAFSVICAGLNPDIKKCIIQYPFLSDMKKVYDMDLDLLAYEGLRYYARWFNNTGEHDEKFFKRLAYIDTKNFAPRIKADVLFAGSKIDLVCPIPTQYAVYNNIKSKKKMILYKKFAHERMPDFNDKMLEFLLANNKGV, translated from the coding sequence ATGTTTTTAGAAGATTACAAGGGAGCTTATCCCAGACCAGATGATTTTGATACTTATTGGGACAAGCAACTAAAATTTATTGAAAGTATACCATTAAAATATAATTTAGAGAGGGCAGAAGAATATAATTTTTCTGATATAGAGTATTTTCATCTAACTTTTGAAAGTTTTGACGGTGCTAGCATATATTCCAAGTTAATAAAACCAAAAACTTCTAAAAAGTTACCAGCCCTATTTTATTTCCACGGTTATCCAGGTTGTAGCAGAAATTGGTTTAAAAAAAGTGCTTTTTGTTCTTTAGGCTATGCATCTTTTGCTATGGATTTCCGCGGTCAAGGTGGGAGGAGTGAAGATATTGGAGGAATTAAGGGCACAACAGTAGCAGGTCATATAGTAGCAGGCTTAGATGATAGCTTAGATAATATGCTTTATCGTAAAAATATTTTAGATGTGTGTTTACTTATTAGGATAGCAAAAGACTTAGATTTTATTGATGAAAATAATATAAATTGTGCTGGTGGTTCTCAAGGTGGAGCTTTTTCTGTGATTTGTGCAGGCTTAAATCCTGATATAAAAAAATGTATTATTCAATATCCTTTCTTGTCAGATATGAAAAAAGTATATGACATGGATTTAGACTTGCTAGCCTACGAAGGTTTACGCTATTATGCCCGTTGGTTCAACAACACTGGCGAGCATGACGAAAAATTTTTCAAAAGACTAGCCTACATAGATACGAAAAATTTTGCTCCTAGGATAAAAGCAGATGTTCTTTTTGCAGGAAGCAAAATAGATTTAGTTTGTCCTATACCTACCCAATATGCAGTTTATAATAATATCAAGAGTAAGAAAAAAATGATTTTATATAAAAAATTTGCCCATGAGAGAATGCCAGATTTTAATGACAAAATGCTAGAATTTTTATTGGCAAACAATAAAGGGGTGTAA
- the nagB gene encoding glucosamine-6-phosphate deaminase, with translation MQYNVYKTKKEASVAAFELMKKNLSSNVTLGLATGDTPRDLYKAMIEDYNKGGFSYKDVKSFNLDEYVGISYDHPESYHKFMEANLFDHIDIKKENTHVPDASAENLEKAIANYQNLLDNSIIDIQVLGVGSNGHIGFNEPNTPFDIGVHLVDLKEETILANSRFFDNNIDLVPKQAVTMGINDIMKAKMIILLAFGKNKKQAIKELLSNLEVSTSIPCTVLKQHANLHIFVDEEADYQR, from the coding sequence ATGCAATATAATGTATATAAAACAAAAAAAGAGGCTTCTGTGGCTGCCTTTGAACTAATGAAAAAAAACTTAAGTTCAAACGTAACTCTAGGACTTGCTACGGGTGATACACCCAGAGACTTATACAAGGCAATGATAGAAGATTATAATAAGGGCGGTTTTTCTTATAAAGATGTAAAATCATTTAACCTAGATGAATATGTAGGTATTTCTTATGACCATCCAGAATCTTACCACAAGTTTATGGAAGCTAACTTATTCGACCATATTGATATAAAAAAAGAAAATACTCATGTCCCTGACGCAAGTGCAGAAAATTTAGAAAAAGCTATTGCAAATTACCAAAATCTCTTAGATAATAGCATTATAGATATACAAGTATTGGGTGTGGGAAGTAACGGTCATATCGGTTTTAACGAACCCAATACTCCTTTTGATATCGGTGTCCATCTTGTGGATTTAAAAGAAGAAACAATTTTAGCAAATTCAAGATTTTTCGACAACAATATAGACCTTGTACCAAAACAAGCTGTAACTATGGGTATAAATGACATTATGAAAGCAAAAATGATTATACTACTTGCATTCGGAAAAAATAAAAAACAAGCTATAAAAGAATTATTATCTAACTTAGAAGTTTCTACCTCTATACCATGTACAGTTTTAAAACAACATGCCAACCTACACATCTTTGTCGATGAAGAAGCAGACTACCAAAGATAG
- a CDS encoding ROK family protein, whose protein sequence is MYLAVDVGGTTIKFAVVDKEKNIIYRQVADTPDNVEKKITDLIVEISKEIRGKYSFEKVGISSAGVIDTLRKKVISATPTIKNYIGTDFEKEIGEKLALEIFVDNDVNCALRGELINGVACGLEEVFCVALGTGIGGAYYAKEILTGSNFGAGEVGRSLYDPKTKTTYEQRASTIALANKIKAEYDDNLSVKDFFVECRNENKDCLRILDEWLEELALGLVNILFILDPKYVVIGGAISKQGEYIINLIERKVRELNSIKTNKTKFLVAQLDNDAALYGAISPFFN, encoded by the coding sequence ATGTATTTAGCTGTTGATGTTGGAGGAACAACTATTAAATTCGCAGTAGTAGATAAAGAAAAAAATATAATTTATAGACAAGTTGCAGATACTCCTGACAATGTGGAGAAAAAAATTACAGATCTTATAGTAGAAATTTCTAAGGAAATTAGAGGAAAATATTCTTTTGAAAAAGTTGGTATCTCATCAGCGGGTGTAATAGATACACTAAGGAAAAAAGTTATTTCTGCTACTCCTACTATAAAAAATTATATTGGAACTGATTTTGAAAAGGAAATCGGAGAAAAATTAGCCCTAGAAATTTTTGTAGATAATGATGTTAATTGTGCCTTGCGAGGAGAATTAATTAATGGTGTAGCCTGTGGTTTAGAAGAAGTATTTTGCGTAGCCCTGGGAACAGGTATAGGTGGAGCCTACTATGCTAAAGAAATTTTGACTGGTTCTAATTTTGGAGCCGGCGAAGTAGGGAGAAGTCTTTATGACCCTAAAACTAAAACTACTTATGAACAGCGAGCTTCTACCATAGCCCTGGCTAATAAAATAAAGGCAGAATATGACGACAATTTAAGTGTTAAAGATTTTTTTGTTGAATGTAGAAATGAAAATAAAGACTGTCTTAGAATACTTGATGAGTGGCTAGAAGAGTTGGCACTAGGCTTGGTTAATATTTTATTTATACTAGATCCAAAATATGTGGTTATAGGTGGTGCAATATCTAAGCAGGGAGAATATATTATCAATCTTATAGAAAGAAAAGTAAGAGAGCTTAATTCTATAAAAACAAATAAAACTAAATTTTTAGTAGCACAGCTAGATAATGATGCAGCTCTTTATGGAGCTATAAGTCCATTTTTTAATTAG
- a CDS encoding PspC domain-containing protein produces MNKKSSFKKPFTAIASFFGIYRANEGAIFAGVCKGIANRFGYKVVNVRTCWFFSVIFSFALTAFFYYFLAYNLPLEDGKIDNYKKSDDFIDVNSREI; encoded by the coding sequence TTGAATAAAAAAAGTTCTTTTAAAAAACCATTTACAGCCATAGCTTCTTTTTTTGGTATTTATAGGGCTAATGAGGGTGCTATATTTGCTGGAGTTTGTAAAGGAATTGCCAATAGGTTTGGCTATAAAGTAGTAAATGTAAGGACCTGTTGGTTCTTTAGTGTAATATTTTCTTTTGCTTTAACTGCTTTCTTTTATTACTTTTTAGCCTACAATTTACCCTTGGAAGATGGCAAGATTGATAATTATAAAAAAAGTGATGATTTTATTGATGTAAATAGTAGAGAAATATAA